The following proteins are encoded in a genomic region of Streptomyces collinus Tu 365:
- a CDS encoding inorganic diphosphatase: MEFDVTIEIPKGSRNKYEVDHETGRIRLDRRLFTSTAYPTDYGFVENTLGEDGDPLDALVILDEPTFPGCLIKCRAIGMFRMTDEAGGDDKLLCVPATDPRVEHLRDIHHVSEFDRLEIQHFFEVYKDLEPGKSVEGANWVGRTDAELEIERSYKRFKETGGH, encoded by the coding sequence GTGGAGTTCGACGTCACGATCGAGATCCCGAAGGGTTCGCGGAACAAGTACGAGGTGGACCACGAGACCGGTCGGATCCGCCTGGACCGTCGCCTCTTCACCTCGACCGCCTACCCGACCGACTACGGCTTCGTCGAGAACACCCTCGGCGAGGACGGCGACCCGCTGGACGCGCTGGTCATCCTGGACGAGCCGACCTTCCCGGGTTGCCTGATCAAGTGCCGTGCGATCGGCATGTTCCGGATGACGGACGAGGCGGGCGGCGACGACAAGCTGCTGTGCGTCCCGGCCACCGACCCGCGGGTGGAGCACCTGCGCGACATCCACCACGTGTCGGAGTTCGACCGCCTGGAGATCCAGCACTTCTTCGAGGTGTACAAGGACCTGGAGCCCGGCAAGTCGGTCGAGGGTGCCAACTGGGTCGGCCGCACGGACGCGGAGCTGGAGATCGAGCGTTCGTACAAGCGCTTCAAGGAGACGGGCGGTCACTGA
- the dacB gene encoding D-alanyl-D-alanine carboxypeptidase/D-alanyl-D-alanine-endopeptidase → MVVPEVRPWRAAKPHVVRIANAVRPRLARAAAAAKPRVTRLTEAVRPGPDRPSRTRNVRTWQYSAGAATAGLALAAGVVTAAGPWDANGQRTAERDRAAALERSGGADHGSSGTASGAPRPAPSAAAVLAGLDAGADTVSTKKAPPGRKALADVLKPLLNAPALGGTHTASVVDIGTGRRLYGSGAGKALTPASTTKIATAVAALSALGPDHRFTTRTALEPGTGELVLVGGGDPTLTAHRKADGWASLRTLATGTAGALKKRGVHEVTLSYDTTLYSGPALHRIGVNENLAPVSALTVDEGRTDASSSGPVTRVGDPAADAAHKFAGFLNDAGVKTSAPGPSKAGGTAETLATVSSPPLSALVERMLTNSDNDIAEALARHTALASGGQASYAGGAKAVAARLGRLGLPLSGTAFHDGSGLDRDDRLTADLLTALLVKAGDPADPGLRPVLTGLPVAGFTGTLAARYSNGAAGVVRAKTGTLTGVNTLAGTVVDQDGRLLAFAFLASGTTNPPEAQAALDVTATALAGCGCG, encoded by the coding sequence GTGGTCGTGCCAGAGGTGAGACCTTGGCGAGCCGCGAAGCCGCATGTGGTGCGGATCGCGAACGCCGTACGACCGCGTCTGGCGCGTGCGGCGGCGGCCGCGAAGCCGCGGGTCACGCGGCTGACGGAGGCGGTACGACCCGGGCCGGACCGCCCTTCCCGCACGCGGAACGTCCGGACCTGGCAGTACAGCGCGGGCGCCGCCACCGCCGGGCTGGCACTGGCCGCCGGTGTGGTGACCGCCGCCGGCCCCTGGGACGCCAACGGTCAGCGTACGGCCGAACGCGACCGGGCCGCCGCCCTGGAGCGATCAGGTGGCGCAGATCACGGCTCCTCCGGCACCGCCTCCGGGGCGCCCCGGCCCGCCCCCAGCGCCGCGGCCGTCCTCGCCGGCCTGGACGCCGGCGCGGACACCGTCAGCACCAAGAAGGCCCCGCCCGGCCGGAAGGCCCTCGCGGACGTCCTGAAGCCGCTCCTGAACGCCCCCGCGCTCGGCGGCACCCACACCGCGTCCGTCGTGGACATCGGCACCGGCAGGCGGCTCTACGGCTCCGGCGCCGGCAAGGCGCTCACCCCCGCCTCCACCACCAAGATCGCCACCGCCGTCGCCGCGCTGTCCGCCCTCGGCCCCGACCACCGCTTCACCACCCGCACCGCCCTCGAACCCGGCACCGGGGAACTCGTCCTCGTCGGCGGCGGCGACCCCACCCTCACCGCCCACCGGAAGGCCGACGGCTGGGCGAGCCTGCGGACGCTCGCCACCGGCACCGCCGGGGCACTGAAGAAGCGCGGCGTCCACGAGGTCACGCTCTCCTACGACACCACGCTCTACTCCGGCCCCGCCCTGCACCGCATCGGCGTCAACGAGAACCTCGCCCCCGTCAGCGCGCTCACCGTGGACGAGGGCCGCACGGACGCGTCGAGCAGCGGCCCCGTCACCCGGGTCGGCGACCCGGCCGCGGACGCGGCGCACAAGTTCGCCGGCTTCCTGAACGACGCCGGCGTCAAGACCTCGGCGCCCGGCCCCTCCAAGGCCGGCGGCACCGCCGAGACCCTCGCCACCGTCTCCTCGCCCCCGCTGTCGGCCCTGGTCGAGCGCATGCTGACCAACAGCGACAACGACATCGCCGAGGCCCTGGCCCGCCACACCGCCCTGGCGAGCGGCGGCCAGGCGAGCTACGCGGGCGGCGCCAAGGCCGTCGCCGCCCGGCTCGGCAGGCTCGGCCTGCCCCTGTCCGGCACCGCCTTCCACGACGGCAGCGGCCTCGACCGCGACGACCGGCTCACGGCCGACCTGCTCACCGCCCTGCTGGTCAAGGCCGGCGACCCGGCGGACCCCGGCCTGCGCCCGGTCCTCACCGGCCTGCCCGTCGCCGGCTTCACCGGCACCCTGGCCGCCCGCTACAGCAACGGCGCCGCGGGCGTCGTACGCGCCAAGACCGGCACCCTGACCGGCGTGAACACGCTGGCCGGCACGGTCGTCGACCAGGACGGCCGGCTCCTCGCCTTCGCCTTCCTGGCCTCCGGCACCACCAACCCGCCCGAGGCTCAGGCGGCCCTGGACGTGACGGCCACGGCGCTGGCCGGGTGCGGCTGTGGGTGA
- a CDS encoding zinc-dependent metalloprotease: MTSFGGTASPGMVDWNLAVATATRLVRPGPEVSRDEARSVVAELRRHAKASEEHVRGFTRLGTGDTHDTPVLVVDRPGWVRANVAGFRELLKPLLDKMQERRGNSPGNAVLGTVGGKVTGVELGMLLSFLSSRVLGQYETFAPSTRDLPAGENGGGRLLLVAPNIVHVERELDVEPHDFRLWVCLHEETHRTQFTAVPWLRDHLEGEIQSFLAETDVDPMTVLERVRDAAQSLAGGRPEGEEDDGGRSFVELVQTPAQREILGRLTAVMSLLEGHADFVMDGVGPQVVPSVAEIREKFQQRRAKGASRLDLALRKLLGLDAKLRQYRDGERFVRGVVDQVGMDGFNRVWTSPNTLPTKAEIAAPADWVARVHRKAES, encoded by the coding sequence ATGACGAGCTTCGGTGGCACCGCTTCTCCCGGGATGGTCGACTGGAACCTCGCGGTGGCGACCGCGACACGGCTCGTACGACCGGGCCCCGAGGTCAGCCGTGACGAGGCCCGCTCCGTCGTCGCGGAGCTGCGCCGGCACGCCAAGGCATCGGAGGAGCACGTCCGGGGCTTCACCCGGCTCGGCACCGGCGATACCCACGACACCCCGGTCCTCGTCGTCGACCGCCCCGGCTGGGTGCGGGCCAACGTCGCCGGCTTCCGGGAACTCCTCAAGCCGCTCCTGGACAAGATGCAGGAACGTCGCGGCAACAGCCCGGGCAACGCCGTCCTCGGCACCGTCGGCGGCAAGGTCACCGGCGTCGAACTCGGCATGCTGCTCTCGTTCCTGTCCTCCCGCGTCCTCGGCCAGTACGAGACCTTCGCCCCCTCCACCCGCGACCTCCCGGCCGGCGAGAACGGCGGCGGCCGCCTGCTCCTCGTCGCCCCCAACATCGTCCACGTGGAGCGCGAACTCGACGTCGAGCCGCACGACTTCCGGCTCTGGGTGTGCCTCCACGAGGAGACCCACCGCACCCAGTTCACCGCCGTGCCCTGGCTCCGCGACCATCTCGAGGGTGAAATCCAGTCGTTCTTGGCCGAGACCGACGTCGACCCGATGACCGTCCTCGAACGCGTCAGGGACGCCGCCCAGTCCCTCGCCGGCGGACGCCCCGAGGGCGAGGAGGACGACGGCGGACGCTCGTTCGTCGAACTCGTGCAGACCCCGGCCCAGCGCGAGATCCTCGGCCGCCTCACCGCCGTCATGTCCCTGCTCGAAGGCCACGCCGACTTCGTCATGGACGGCGTGGGACCGCAGGTCGTGCCGTCCGTCGCCGAGATCCGCGAGAAGTTCCAGCAGCGCCGCGCCAAGGGCGCCTCCCGTCTCGACCTCGCGCTGCGCAAACTCCTGGGCCTGGACGCCAAACTGAGGCAGTACCGGGACGGCGAACGCTTCGTCCGCGGCGTCGTCGACCAGGTCGGCATGGACGGCTTCAACCGCGTGTGGACCTCGCCCAACACCCTGCCCACCAAGGCCGAGATCGCCGCTCCGGCGGACTGGGTCGCCCGCGTGCACCGCAAGGCGGAGTCGTGA
- the tilS gene encoding tRNA lysidine(34) synthetase TilS has translation MGPHPAVAAIRLAVRRVLHDLLTDHSRTPEKAAAATAAPEGARAPGRAERPAPLVLVACSGGADSMALASALAFEAPKLGIRAGGVTVDHGLQPGSGLRADEVVLRLRELGLDPVESIAVTVGREGGPEAAARDARYAALDDAALRHGADAILLGHTRDDQAETVLLGLARGSGIRSLSGMAAVSGADGRYRRPFLHLDRQTARKACMVQSLPVWDDPHNADPAYTRSRLRHEGLPALEKALGKGVVEALARTAQLSRDDADALDAWASQAEASVRDAAGQLECAKLYALPPAVRRRILRRAAIEAGAPAGSLFARHIEEVDRLITGWRGQKAINLPGKVVARRQGGRLVIRQG, from the coding sequence ATGGGTCCCCATCCTGCGGTCGCAGCGATACGCCTGGCGGTTCGCCGCGTCCTCCACGACCTCCTCACCGACCACAGCCGAACACCCGAGAAAGCGGCGGCGGCCACCGCGGCCCCCGAAGGCGCCCGCGCGCCGGGCCGCGCCGAGCGCCCCGCCCCGCTCGTCCTCGTCGCGTGCTCCGGCGGCGCCGACTCCATGGCGCTCGCCTCCGCCCTCGCCTTCGAAGCCCCCAAGCTCGGCATCCGCGCCGGCGGCGTCACCGTCGACCACGGCCTCCAGCCCGGCTCCGGCCTGCGCGCCGACGAAGTCGTCCTCAGGCTGCGCGAACTCGGCCTCGACCCGGTCGAGTCCATCGCCGTGACGGTGGGCCGCGAGGGCGGCCCCGAAGCCGCCGCCCGCGACGCCCGCTACGCGGCCCTCGACGACGCCGCCCTCCGCCACGGCGCCGACGCGATCCTGCTCGGCCACACCCGTGACGACCAGGCCGAGACCGTCCTGCTGGGCCTCGCCCGCGGCTCCGGCATCCGCTCCCTGTCCGGCATGGCCGCGGTCTCGGGGGCCGACGGCCGCTACCGGCGCCCCTTCCTCCACCTCGACCGGCAGACCGCCCGCAAGGCCTGCATGGTCCAGTCCCTGCCCGTCTGGGACGACCCGCACAACGCCGACCCCGCCTACACCCGCTCCCGGCTGCGCCACGAGGGCCTGCCCGCCCTGGAGAAGGCCCTCGGCAAGGGCGTCGTGGAAGCCCTGGCCCGCACCGCCCAGCTCTCCCGCGACGACGCGGACGCCCTCGACGCCTGGGCCAGCCAGGCCGAGGCCTCCGTACGCGACGCCGCAGGGCAGCTGGAGTGCGCCAAGCTCTACGCCCTGCCGCCCGCCGTACGCCGCCGCATCCTGCGCCGCGCCGCCATCGAGGCGGGCGCTCCGGCCGGCTCGCTCTTCGCCCGCCACATCGAGGAAGTCGACCGGCTGATCACCGGCTGGCGCGGCCAGAAGGCCATCAATCTCCCGGGCAAAGTCGTCGCCCGGCGCCAGGGTGGCAGACTGGTGATTCGGCAAGGCTGA
- the hpt gene encoding hypoxanthine phosphoribosyltransferase: MRVDAKDMGADLQQVLITKEEIDAKLAELAAKIDAEYAGKDLLIVGVLKGAVMVMADLARSLSTPVTMDWMAVSSYGAGTQSSGVVRILKDLDTDIKGKHVLIVEDIIDSGLTLSWLINNLGSREPATLKVCTLLRKPDAAKVAIDVEWVGFDIPNEFVVGYGLDYAEKYRNLPFVGTLAPHVYGG, from the coding sequence ATGCGGGTGGACGCGAAAGACATGGGTGCCGACCTCCAGCAGGTGCTCATCACCAAGGAAGAGATCGACGCGAAGCTGGCCGAGCTGGCCGCGAAGATCGACGCGGAGTACGCGGGCAAGGACCTGCTGATCGTCGGCGTGCTCAAGGGCGCCGTGATGGTCATGGCGGACCTCGCCCGGTCGCTGTCCACCCCCGTCACCATGGACTGGATGGCCGTGTCCTCCTACGGCGCGGGCACCCAGTCCTCCGGTGTCGTCCGGATCCTGAAGGACCTCGACACCGACATCAAGGGCAAGCACGTCCTGATCGTCGAGGACATCATCGACTCCGGCCTGACCCTGTCCTGGCTGATCAACAACCTCGGGTCCCGCGAGCCCGCCACCCTCAAGGTGTGCACGCTGCTGCGCAAGCCCGACGCCGCCAAGGTCGCCATCGACGTCGAGTGGGTCGGTTTCGACATCCCGAACGAGTTCGTCGTGGGCTACGGCCTCGACTACGCCGAGAAGTACCGCAACCTGCCGTTCGTGGGTACGCTCGCGCCCCACGTCTACGGCGGCTGA